The Plasmodium malariae genome assembly, chromosome: 3 genome window below encodes:
- the PmUG01_03018400 gene encoding conserved Plasmodium protein, unknown function, whose translation MNFIKRKGCFLLFKNVKHFSFYKKSREIILQNTLRKGKDKNNESFFYGYNGLNRGNETNGATFSSLAKSANDENGHVVLGIRQNSDEKKKQVDVGDHVCEEIEGEELNDNSNAKEINRENKIGEVTSFEIEKGEDKQDVHKNNDEVTEEQDDDNDEDDKYAKSFYEIYDDNDDTYDCPEDLLKFIKKEHMNIKIKIKCSSPRNMKKSDVKNVINNMFEECEKNAPDNWLNGEGEEGTEKDGEKANGEAADVPNYDIYYLNSEFKNFNYPDRNVLWPNPLVYNHRIQPFVLRKRKDVNASEHFECDKRNMEINKTRLQNLWCYSSSYGVDWDTLDALYLNYKNHKSEHLNEWENNKNKIMLYASKVSKRKLIKSRKQLLDKLNIDYSDNVYVNYDDKNAIQEDNLDDDQTEYNLLFPRSIFRKWTRTLYFYWKDRYMHYYNNTLCDYLKGEVVDLQLLREQNERNLHLSKKKMLSKHSFSLKPVKGSNLYITRYVKKKNLQVKDNDAEFDLTGVGENIYNTVQKKK comes from the exons atgaattttataaaaagaaagggttgttttcttctttttaaaaatgtaaaacatttttctttttataaaaaaagtagagaaataattttacaaaatacattaagaaaaggaaaagacaaaaataatgaatcttttttttatgggTATAATGGGCTGAACAGGGGGAATGAAACGAATGGAGCGACCTTTTCAAGCTTAGCAAAAAGTGCAAACGATGAAAATGGGCATGTAGTGCTAGGTATAAGACAAAATAGTGATGAAAAGAAGAAGCAAGTGGATGTAGGAGATCACGTATGTGAAGAAATAGAAGGGGAAGAACTTAATGACAATAGTAATGCTAAAGAAATTAACAGAGAAAACAAGATAGGGGAGGTAACATCATTTGAAATAGAAAAAGGGGAAGATAAGCAGGATGTGCATAAAAACAACGATGAAGTTACGGAGGAGCAAGATGACGATAATGATGAGGATGACAAATACGCAAAATCGTTCTACGAGATTTACGATGATAACGACGATACATATGATTGCCCAGAGGATCTTTTGAAGTTTATTAAGAAGGAACAcatgaacataaaaataaaaataaaatgctcCAGTCCgagaaatatgaaaaaaagtgATGTAAAAAATGTGATCAATAACATGTTTGAGGAATGTGAAAAAAATGCTCCTGATAATTGGCTAAATGGGGAAGGGGAAGAAGGAACAGAAAAAGATGGGGAAAAGGCTAATGGGGAAGCAGCGGATGTACCGAATTACGATATATACTATTTGAATTCAgagtttaaaaattttaattatccCGACAGGAATGTTTTATGGCCTAACCCACTCGTGTACAACCATCGCATACAACCATTTGtattaagaaaaagaaaagatgtAAATGCGAGTGAACATTTTGAATgtgataaaagaaatatggaaataaataaaacaagatTACAAAATTTATGGTGTTATAGTTCAAGTTATGGAGTTGACTGGGACACATTAGAtgcattatatttaaattataagaatCATAAAAGTGAACATTTAAATGAAtgggaaaataataaaaacaaaattatgcTTTATGCGTCGAAGGTATCTAAAcggaaattaataaaaagtagaAAACAGTTATTAGATAAGCTTAATATCGATTACTCAGATAATGTGTATGTAAATTATGACGACAAAAACGCGATTCAAGAAGATAATTTGGACGACGATCAAACAGAGTACAATCTCTTATTCCCTCGTTCCATATTTAGGAAATGGACTCGCAC GTTATACTTTTACTGGAAGGACAGATACATGCATTACTACAATAACACTCTTTGCGATTACTTAAAAGGAGAAGTTGTTGATTTACAACTGCTTAGGGAACAGAATGAAAGGAACTTGCATTtgtccaaaaaaaaaatgttaagtAAGCATTCATTTAGTTTGAAGCCTGTTAAAGGGTCTAATTTGTATATTACCAGATAtgtaaagaagaaaaatttacAG gTTAAAGACAATGACGCAGAATTTGACTTAACGGGTGTTGgtgaaaacatatataacactgttcagaaaaaaaaataa
- the PmUG01_03018300 gene encoding zinc finger, RAN binding protein, putative has product MENHKHIDKMQTGDWTCSDENCRNVNFSKRTHCNRCNRVRPKCSIKKNFKQVFFKSNDWKCDDCGNINWAKREKCNICGKSRFTKKLSEFKSNKEVRTGKGGGHYDIQGSNEKRVHDSEDEEYDEFGRKKKRKIIENGDKNANINFEESDVRHSSYHINNKDNTIYKNITYKNKHFENPRSRSVSSNCVKRSNGVGDSKKYYDRKADYEKKGDRSYNSGDRYDGGKHSEGRYNDGRYIDGKRSDSRYNERRNQDRADFYENRSNERRGDYDRKKYRKD; this is encoded by the exons ATGGAAAATCACAAACATATAG ACAAGATGCAAACGGGAGATTGGACATGCTCAGatgaaaa ctGTCGAAATGTTAACTTTTCGAAAAGAACGCACTGTAATCGATGTAATAGAGTTAGGCCGAAATGTTCAA taaaaaaaaatttcaagcAGGTATTTTTTAAGTCCAATGACTGGAAATGTGATGACTGCGGCAATATAAATTGGGCTAAGAgagaaaaatgtaatatatgtgGTAAAAGTagatttacaaaaaaattaagcgaatttaaaagtaataaagaAGTAAGAACAGGAAAAGGAGGAGGGCATTATGATATTCAAGGaagtaatgaaaaaagagTTCATGACTCTGAGGATGAAGAATATGACGAATTCggcaggaaaaaaaaaagaaaaattatcg AGAATGGAGataaaaatgcaaatatCAATTTTGAAGAAAGTGATGTAAGACACAGTAGTTATCATATCAATAATAAAGACAacactatatataaaaatattacatacaaAAACAAGCATTTTGAAAACCCACGATCTAGAAGTGTTTCGTCAAATTGTGTCAAAAGAAGTAATGGAGTAGGGGATAGTAAAAAGTACTATGACAGAAAAGCtgattatgaaaaaaaaggagataGAAGCTATAACAGTGGGGATAGATATGATGGCGGAAAACACAGTGAAGGCAGGTACAATGATGGCAGATATATTGACGGCAAACGCAGTGATAGCAGGTACAATGAAAGGAGGAATCAGGACAGAGCCGATTTCTACGAAAACAGAAGTAACGAAAGGCGAGGTGATTACGATAGAAAAAAGTATAGAAAGGATTAA
- the PmUG01_03018200 gene encoding conserved Plasmodium protein, unknown function: protein MSTNKLKSSTLLKIESKNVEREKKKINNNSISNNNKSSSSNNKSSSSNNKSSSSSNNNNNNNSISNNNNNNSISNNNNNNSNSNSSSNNDNSSNNNKIDNNNNNGSNNSLRKHVSLKIVRKKIDNAHADKNVVVAQGTLREENAKIIKNKILKKVQDASDVVDCLSSSKISNDENKKTVFKKGVHKLNTRKDETNDTDDEDDNENGINNNDNADGNTNSNSKTTTTKKIIRIKKPKEQVINKHSPLNNFNELNAANAEHVGEQYYNSNEKSVKMEDSENEILNSIIEKKSFLITDQPNDVKKKKKKIIVKKVPITEKSKVGGKMEENAGYKADDKQDDKCAYSILYKTSSPSSRISNIGRKNTSSSAGKNFEKANNEIGMNKAKLDELMKTHESEISNIKKEKKIQEEKLSIYIQNLNDEMYNLNNKLNDELKEKYKMEEMNEYLKTAKSGLEEKVNTLQKKIDESNELYSLLNEKFVTLEEENKLLLERDEENNLKVQNLEEEKTKLEKKLEEKNILIKKKDETINKYNNEIENYKNVLKSKGEMILLNNSSSTIVDKNSAERNSQKEYINKLTKEKKELTYAFKKQLDLIVILKKQINLLENNKILNITSNEFKKILQD from the coding sequence ATGTCTACGAACAAACTAAAAAGTAGCACGCTGCTTAAGATAGAAAGCAAGAATGTagagagagaaaaaaaaaaaattaataataacagtattagtaataataataaaagtagtagtagtaataataaaagtagtagtagtaataataaaagtagtagtagtagtaataataataataataataacagtattagtaataataataataataacagtattagtaataataataataataatagtaatagtaatagtagtagtaataacgataatagtagtaataataataaaatagataacaataataacaatggAAGCAATAATAGCTTGAGAAAACATGTTAGTCTTAAAATAGTCAGGAAAAAAATAGACAATGCCCATGCTGATAAAAATGTAGTAGTGGCACAGGGTACCTTGAGAGAGGAAAACgcgaaaattataaaaaacaaaattttaaaaaaggtgCAGGATGCAAGTGATGTTGTTGATTGTTTATCCTCCTCAAAAATAAGTAATgatgaaaacaaaaagacAGTTTTTAAAAAGGGTGTCCATAAATTGAACACACGAAAAGATGAAACTAATGATACTGACGATGAAGATGATAATGAGAAtggtattaataataacgaCAATGCAGATGGAAATACAAACAGTAACAGTAAAACCACGActactaaaaaaataataaggatAAAGAAACCGAAAGAGCAAGTAATAAACAAACATAGTCccttaaataatttcaaCGAACTAAATGCTGCAAATGCTGAGCATGTGGGAGAACAGTATTACAACTCGAATGAGAAAAGCGTAAAAATGGAAGATTCGGAAAACGAAATTCTCAATTCGATTATAGAGAAAAAGAGTTTTCTCATTACAGATCAGCCGAAtgatgttaaaaaaaaaaaaaaaaaaattatcgtAAAAAAAGTGCCTATCACGGAGAAGTCAAAAGTGGGGGGAAAAATGGAGGAAAATGCAGGTTACAAAGCAGATGACAAACAGGACGACAAATGCGCTTACAGTATCCTCTACAAAACAAGCTCCCCTTCAAGCAGGATTAGCAACATTGGAAGAAAAAACACGAGTAGCTCTGCTGGCAAGAATTTCGAAAAGGCGAACAACGAAATAGGGATgaataaagcaaaattagACGAGTTAATGAAGACACACGAAAGTGAAATAAGTAACATAAAGAAGGAGAAGAAAATACAGGAGGAAAAgctaagtatatatattcaaaatttgaATGATGAAATGTACAACTTAAACAATAAACTAAATGATGaactaaaagaaaaatacaaaatggaagaaatgaatgaatatttaaaaactgCCAAATCGGGATtagaagaaaaagtaaatacattacaaaaaaaaattgatgaaTCGAATGAGTTGTATAGTTTacttaatgaaaaatttgtaaCATTAgaggaagaaaataaattgcTATTAGAGCGagatgaagaaaataatttaaaagttcAAAATTTGGAggaggaaaaaacaaaattagaaaaaaaattagaagaaaaaaatattttaataaagaaaaaagacgAAACTATAAATAAGTACAATAACgaaattgaaaattataaaaatgtgctAAAAAGTAAGGGAGAAATGATCTTATTAAACAACAGTTCATCCACAATAGTAGATAAGAATTCAGCCGAAAGAAACAGccaaaaagaatatataaataaattaacaaaggaaaaaaaagaattaacatATGCTTTTAAAAAACAGCTCGATCTaattgttatattaaaaaaacaaatcaaccttttggaaaataataaaattcttaACATAACTTCGAAtgaatttaagaaaattctCCAAGAttag
- the FEN1 gene encoding flap endonuclease 1, putative, with protein sequence MGIKGLTKFIADAAPNAIKEIKIENLMGRIIAIDASMSLYQFIIAIRDSEQYGNLTNESGETTSHISGLMSRSIKLMENGLKPIYVFDGAPPELKGSELEKRGEKRQKAEELLKKAKEEGNLEEIKKQSGRTVRVTKKQNEEAKRLLTLMGIPVIEAPCEAESQCAFLTKYDMAHATATEDADALVFGTKILIRNLNANASSSQNKNKNSSKRGYILTEINLDQVLKGLNLTMNEFIDFCILCGCDYCDTIKGIGSKTAYNLIKEYKCIEQIIENIDQNKYQVPSNFRYVEARESFINPKVLAKEEVKIDWNEPNIEELKTFLIKDYNFNEVRVTNYINRLLKARKVTTQRRLDNFFTACTKKSTKLIIEETQKELMPKRKGKKRDNTTGSNPTRLNRKQKTDTSGNYDKTVKKEVQQKGKIKKEGNEEKSSEKLKQNHHEADEAEEEEDLEINPRPNFFDEKTDSESGNIKSEHAEHNVRKSDRKDINCSEKDNDILNINTHLSSSVTLHSGSNHLCSDSNNLSTNRNNVNSVGPMNSSSNLVSNNLFDVNIVSVNSNNDKDATEIKKKNNLFLLPFCPKNVTKVKKRKSAQKC encoded by the coding sequence atgggAATAAAAGGgttaacaaaatttattgCGGATGCAGCTCCCAATGcaattaaagaaataaaaattgagaATTTGATGGGAAGAATAATAGCAATTGATGCTTCGATGTCTTTATATCAATTTATAATAGCTATTAGGGATTCTGAACAATATGGAAATTTGACTAATGAATCAGGTGAAACCACTTCACACATATCTGGACTAATGTCAAGgagtataaaattaatggaaAATGGTTTAAAGCCAATATACGTTTTTGATGGAGCTCCACCAGAATTAAAAGGTTCTGAGTTAGAAAAAAGAGGAGAGAAAAGACAAAAAGCAGAAGAGTTgttaaaaaaagcaaaagaagAAGGAAAtttagaagaaataaaaaaacaaagtgGAAGAACTGTACGAGTTacaaaaaagcaaaatgaaGAAGCAAAAAGATTATTAACATTAATGGGAATACCTGTTATTGAAGCACCATGTGAAGCAGAATCGCAATGTGCATTTTTGACAAAATATGATATGGCACATGCAACTGCAACAGAAGATGCTGATGCTTTAGTTTTTggaacaaaaattttaattagaAATTTAAATGCTAATGCATCTTCAagtcaaaataaaaataaaaattcaagtAAAAGaggatatatattaacagaaATAAATTTAGATCAAGTATTAAAAGGTTTAAATTTAACAATGAATGAGTTTATagatttttgtatattatgtGGATGTGATTACTGTGATACAATTAAAGGAATTGGATCCAAAACTGCTTATAATCTTATAAAggaatataaatgtattgaGCAAATTATTGAGAATATTgatcaaaataaatatcaaGTACCTTCAAATTTTAGATATGTAGAAGCTAGAGAGTCTTTTATTAACCCTAAAGTATTAGCAAAAGAAGAAGTTAAAATAGATTGGAATGAACCAAATATTGAAGAgttaaaaacttttttaattaaagattataattttaatgaagtACGAGTAAccaattatattaatagacTATTAAAGGCTCGAAAGGTAACAACGCAAAGACGTCTTGATAACTTTTTCACTGCTTGTACCAAAAAGAGCACGAAATTAATTATAGAAGAGACTCAAAAGGAGTTAATGCCAAAAcgaaaggggaaaaaaaggGATAACACCACAGGGTCTAATCCGACTCGGCTTAATAGGAAGCAAAAAACGGATACATCAGGGAATTATGATAAGACTGTTAAAAAGGAGGTGCAacaaaaagggaaaataaaaaaggaaggaAATGAGGAAAAATCAAGTGAAAAATTGAAACAAAATCACCATGAAGCGGATGAAGCggaagaagaagaggatTTGGAAATTAACCCACGCCCAAATTTTTTCGATGAAAAAACGGACTCCGAATCaggtaatataaaaagtgaACACGCAGAACACAACGTAAGAAAGAGCGATAGAAAAGATATTAATTGTTCGGAAAAAGATAATGATATTTTGAATATCAACACGCATTTAAGTAGTAGTGTTACACTGCATAGTGGTAGTAACCATCTATGTAGTGACAGCAATAATCTAAGCACTAATAGAAACAATGTAAATAGTGTAGGCCCAATGAACAGTAGCAGTAATTTAGTTAGTAACAACTTGTTCGACGTGAACATTGTTTCTgtaaatagtaataatgataaagatgctactgaaataaaaaaaaaaaataatttatttttgttaccCTTTTGTCCAAAGAATGTTACTAAAGTTAAGAAGAGGAAATCCGCTCAAAAATGCTGA